From Brochothrix thermosphacta DSM 20171 = FSL F6-1036, a single genomic window includes:
- a CDS encoding PTS sugar transporter subunit IIB: MKIAAVCGSGLGSSFMVEMNIKTVLKELGLETVEVNHYDLGSTTPDLADIFFVAADLADSAGHLGNVVVLNSIIDMDELKEKVTKACQNFGIL; the protein is encoded by the coding sequence ATGAAAATTGCAGCGGTATGTGGATCAGGACTAGGGTCAAGTTTTATGGTTGAAATGAACATTAAAACAGTGCTAAAAGAGCTTGGATTAGAAACTGTCGAGGTGAATCATTATGATTTGGGGAGTACAACACCCGATTTAGCAGATATCTTTTTTGTAGCGGCAGATTTAGCAGATAGTGCGGGACATCTGGGAAATGTTGTTGTTTTAAATAGCATTATTGATATGGATGAACTGAAAGAAAAGGTTACAAAAGCATGTCAGAACTTTGGAATTTTATAA
- a CDS encoding PTS ascorbate transporter subunit IIC: protein MKSFLNVLIDVASTPAILVALIAVLGLVLQKKSTSDIFRGGIKTFVGFLVVTAGAGVVQASLEPFGEMFKVAFNMQGVVPNNEAIVAIALTKFGTSTALIMLIGMIFNVLIARFTRFKYIYLTGHATLYMSCMIAVILSVTGFTTAPLILLGGLALGIVNTLSPAILQPFMKKITGNDTVALGHTGGVGYALSGLVGKLFGTKSKSTEDINFPKGLAFLRDSTVSITITMGIIYIIVALFTGSSYITENLSGGTNYLIYALQQAGTFAAGVFVILSGVRLILAEIVPAFKGISEKLVPNAKPALDCPIIFPYAPNAVLIGFFSSFAGGIVSMMIMIFSGGVIIIPGVVPHFFCGATAGVFGNSTGGLKGAIFGSFIQGILISFLPVLLMPVLGNLGFADSTFSDADYGIAGIFLGGLSSIGGKIAVIIGIMLVLAVMFVLTYMKKNKNTEVIK from the coding sequence ATGAAAAGTTTTTTGAATGTCTTAATCGATGTCGCAAGTACACCAGCTATTTTAGTAGCATTAATTGCTGTGCTTGGTCTTGTTTTACAAAAAAAATCAACAAGTGATATTTTTCGAGGCGGTATTAAAACATTCGTAGGTTTCCTGGTCGTCACCGCTGGAGCAGGTGTTGTACAGGCATCATTAGAGCCATTTGGCGAGATGTTTAAAGTTGCCTTTAATATGCAAGGAGTTGTGCCAAACAATGAGGCGATTGTAGCGATTGCACTTACCAAATTTGGAACATCAACGGCTCTTATTATGTTAATTGGAATGATATTTAATGTCCTCATTGCGCGTTTTACACGCTTTAAATATATTTATTTAACAGGGCATGCCACTCTTTATATGTCATGTATGATTGCGGTTATTTTATCAGTGACAGGTTTTACAACCGCACCACTGATATTATTAGGCGGTTTAGCACTGGGTATTGTAAATACCTTATCTCCTGCGATCTTACAACCTTTTATGAAAAAAATCACAGGTAATGACACTGTTGCATTAGGTCATACAGGAGGTGTGGGTTATGCATTAAGCGGCTTAGTTGGTAAATTATTTGGAACTAAAAGCAAATCAACAGAAGATATTAATTTTCCAAAAGGTCTTGCTTTTTTACGTGATTCTACGGTCAGTATTACAATTACGATGGGAATCATTTATATTATTGTGGCGTTATTTACAGGTAGCAGCTACATTACTGAAAACCTTAGTGGAGGAACAAACTACTTGATCTATGCTTTACAGCAAGCTGGTACTTTTGCTGCAGGTGTATTTGTTATTTTATCTGGAGTACGTTTAATACTTGCTGAAATTGTGCCCGCATTTAAAGGTATTTCCGAGAAACTTGTCCCTAATGCAAAACCGGCGTTAGACTGTCCGATTATTTTTCCATATGCACCTAATGCAGTTTTAATAGGCTTCTTTTCTAGTTTTGCTGGTGGTATTGTCAGTATGATGATCATGATTTTTTCAGGGGGTGTCATTATTATCCCAGGCGTGGTCCCGCATTTCTTCTGTGGTGCAACTGCAGGTGTTTTTGGCAATTCAACAGGTGGTTTAAAAGGAGCTATATTTGGTTCATTTATTCAAGGAATTCTTATTAGTTTTTTACCTGTATTATTAATGCCTGTTTTAGGGAACCTAGGTTTTGCGGATTCCACATTCTCAGATGCAGATTATGGCATTGCTGGTATTTTCTTAGGTGGCTTGTCCTCCATTGGAGGGAAAATAGCCGTTATCATTGGTATTATGTTAGTTTTAGCAGTGATGTTTGTTTTGACATATATGAAAAAAAATAAAAATACAGAAGTAATAAAATAG
- a CDS encoding transketolase — MNLEVFADKIRYYTLRELHTLGFGHYGGSLSIVETLAVLYGEEMNTSVAQKDDVQRDYFVLSKGHAGPSLYATLFLKGYFDEQTLYSLNKNGTSLPSHPDRNKTPGIDLTTGSLGQGISGATGIAKGHKIAGRSNNTYVIVGDGELNEGQCWEAFQFAAHHQLDNLIVFIDDNKKQLDGFTSEICEPFDFVEKMTAFGFASWRIDGGSTKAISEAVKEAKKMIGKPIAIVLDTVKGQGVPFLENLKDNHHLRPDESMQQQINDAIQELGLRLGNEVSNHV, encoded by the coding sequence ATGAATTTAGAAGTATTTGCTGATAAAATTCGATATTATACTTTACGAGAACTTCATACGTTAGGTTTTGGGCATTACGGTGGCAGTCTTTCAATTGTGGAAACATTAGCCGTTTTATATGGTGAAGAAATGAACACATCAGTTGCTCAAAAAGATGATGTTCAACGCGATTATTTTGTGTTATCAAAAGGCCATGCAGGACCATCTTTATATGCAACGCTATTTTTGAAGGGTTATTTTGATGAACAGACACTGTATAGTTTGAATAAAAATGGTACAAGCTTACCATCGCATCCGGATCGTAATAAAACCCCAGGAATAGACTTAACGACAGGTTCATTAGGTCAAGGTATATCAGGTGCAACTGGTATCGCTAAAGGACATAAAATTGCAGGACGATCTAATAACACCTATGTTATTGTTGGAGATGGTGAATTAAATGAAGGGCAATGTTGGGAAGCTTTTCAATTTGCAGCACATCATCAATTAGACAACTTGATTGTTTTTATAGATGATAATAAAAAACAACTAGATGGCTTCACCTCTGAAATATGCGAACCGTTTGATTTTGTAGAAAAAATGACAGCTTTTGGTTTTGCAAGCTGGCGAATAGATGGAGGAAGTACTAAAGCAATATCTGAAGCTGTGAAAGAAGCAAAAAAAATGATAGGAAAACCAATAGCAATCGTGTTGGATACAGTTAAAGGTCAAGGTGTGCCTTTTTTAGAAAACTTGAAGGATAATCATCATCTTCGACCAGATGAAAGCATGCAACAACAAATTAATGATGCGATTCAAGAGTTAGGATTAAGACTAGGGAATGAGGTGTCGAATCATGTTTAA